Genomic segment of Aliarcobacter trophiarum LMG 25534:
AAGTCTTTTATCTGGTACTGGTACAATAGCTTTATTTGGCTCAATTGTACAAAATGGATAGTTTTGTGCTTCTGCATTTTGTGCCTTTGTTAGAGCATTAAAAGTTGTACTTTTTCCTACATTTGGCAAACCTACTATTCCTACACCTAATCCCATTTTTTTCCCTTTATTATGTTATTTTTAATGAAGTTTACATTTTAGCTAAATATTTATAATTTTTCTTTTAAAGTTATATTTTATCTATTGTTCAATATTTCTTTAGATTATAAAGATTAATCTTTTTTTGTATCCATTAAAGCCTTATATAAAATTTATAAAAACCACTCATAATTAAAATATAAAAATTGTTAAAAAATCAACATAAGCCTTTAAATAGCTTTTTTATTTAACTTTTATTTTATTTTTTTAAGAGTAAACTTAATGGTTTAAATTTTATAGAGAAAAGGATTTTGTATGAACAAATTATTATGGGGTGCAATTGCCGTAATTGGAGCTGTCTGCTTTGGTTATTTGGCATTGCAAAAAGGAGAGACAGTATCAGCCATGTATTTGGTTGTTGCAGCTGTTTGTATCTATATGATTGCATATAGATTTTATGGAAGATTTGTAGCTTATACAGTTTTAGGTTTAGACAAAAATAGAGCAACTCCAGCACAAATTCATGATGATGGAAGAGATTTTGTTCCTACAAATAGATCTGTTCTCTTTGGTCACCATTTTGCTGCAATTGCAGGAGCTGGTCCACTTGTTGGTCCAATTTTGGCAGCTCAATTAGGATATTTACCTTCAATGCTTTGGATACTTGTAGGTGGAGTATTTGCGGGAGCAGTTCACGATTTTGTAGTTTTATTTATATCTTCAAGAAGAAATGGAAAATCTTTAGGTGAGATTATAAAAGAGGAGTTAGGAACTTTTACAGGTGCAGTAACAATGATTGCAATATTTGGAATTATGCTAATTATTATTGCAATTTTAGCAATGGTTGTTGTAAAAGCACTTGCAGTTTCTCCTTGGGGACTTTTCACTATTGCTATGACTATTCCAATTGCTATTTTTATGGGTCTATATATGAGATTTTTAAGACCTGGTAAAGTTGGAGAAGCTTCAATTATTGGATTTATCTTACTGATATTTGCAATTCATTATGGAAGTGTAATAGCAGCTGATCCAGTTTGGGCGGCTAGATTTACTTTTGATGCTGTTACTCTATCATTTATTATGATGGCATATGGATTTATAGCTGCAATTTTGCCTGTTTGGTTCTTATTAGCTCCTAGAGATTATCTATCAACATTTTTGAAAATTGGAGTAATTGTACTTATGGCAATAGCTATTGTAATTGTAGCACCAGATATTCAAATGCCAAAAACAAATCCACAATATTTTGATGGAACAGGTCCAGTATTCGCAGGTGCTATTTTCCCATTTTTATTTATTACAATTGCTTGTGGTGCTATTAGTGGATTTCACGCACTAATTTCAAGTGGAACAACTCCAAAAATGCTAGAAAATGAAACTCATGCTCTTTCTGTTGGATATGGTTCTATGTTAATGGAGAGTGCTGTTGCTATTATGGCTCTAATTTGTGCAACTATTTTACATCCAGGATTATATTTTGCTATAAACTCTGCACCTGCATTTATAGGAACTGATATAGTTCAAGTAGCTCAAACTATCTCTTCTTGGGGATTTACTGTAACT
This window contains:
- a CDS encoding carbon starvation CstA family protein codes for the protein MNKLLWGAIAVIGAVCFGYLALQKGETVSAMYLVVAAVCIYMIAYRFYGRFVAYTVLGLDKNRATPAQIHDDGRDFVPTNRSVLFGHHFAAIAGAGPLVGPILAAQLGYLPSMLWILVGGVFAGAVHDFVVLFISSRRNGKSLGEIIKEELGTFTGAVTMIAIFGIMLIIIAILAMVVVKALAVSPWGLFTIAMTIPIAIFMGLYMRFLRPGKVGEASIIGFILLIFAIHYGSVIAADPVWAARFTFDAVTLSFIMMAYGFIAAILPVWFLLAPRDYLSTFLKIGVIVLMAIAIVIVAPDIQMPKTNPQYFDGTGPVFAGAIFPFLFITIACGAISGFHALISSGTTPKMLENETHALSVGYGSMLMESAVAIMALICATILHPGLYFAINSAPAFIGTDIVQVAQTISSWGFTVTPNEIIELTKNIGEQTILSRTGGAPTFAIGVALVLHELIGGIDMMGFWYHFAILFEALFILTAVDAGTRACRFMVQDILGNVYKPLGNTNNYFAGVIATFLSVAGWGYFLYQGAIDPKGGIYSLWPLFGVSNQMLAGMALLLGTVVLIKMGKTRYTWVTLIPAVFVLTATLTGGVQKVLPYKEGDRVHNAVSHVAVAQIQSKNIEKFEAELKLVTTPEEKAKLEASISSASKIKISNIVNAILAIFFMFATSLVIISTVLIAIGKLKIPLKEEPYVALDSLKKS